In Deinococcus sp. QL22, the following are encoded in one genomic region:
- a CDS encoding branched-chain amino acid ABC transporter permease: MSTFLQQLFNALALGGVYALVALGLTLVYGVMRVPNFAHGGLYMLGAYLSYAVLTGLGWGYVPALLISALGVALLAAFMERVIFYPMRDAPHVHSMIAALGMLFFLEAAVQLIWGPDFKQITEPVPGIVNVGGVIITWQRLLVIGASVLTMIGLNYFLKRTLTGATIEAMSQNREGARLVGVNTNRVGMLTFAISGALAAAAATLIAPIISVSPSMGEVMNLKVFAIIILGGMGSVPGAIVGAFLLALAEVFGGYYISLDFSDVIGFAMLVLVLAIRPQGLFKRGN, from the coding sequence TTGTCTACATTCTTGCAACAACTGTTCAATGCGCTGGCGCTGGGCGGCGTGTACGCGCTGGTGGCCCTCGGCCTGACGCTGGTCTACGGCGTGATGCGCGTGCCCAATTTCGCTCACGGCGGGCTGTACATGCTGGGCGCCTACCTCAGTTACGCTGTGCTGACCGGGCTGGGCTGGGGCTACGTGCCCGCGCTGCTCATCTCGGCGCTGGGCGTGGCGCTGCTGGCCGCCTTCATGGAGCGCGTCATCTTTTATCCGATGAGAGACGCGCCGCACGTGCATTCCATGATTGCGGCGCTGGGCATGTTGTTTTTTCTGGAAGCCGCCGTGCAACTGATCTGGGGGCCGGATTTTAAGCAAATTACTGAGCCTGTGCCCGGCATCGTGAACGTGGGCGGCGTCATCATCACCTGGCAGCGCCTGCTGGTTATCGGCGCGTCGGTGCTGACCATGATCGGCCTGAACTACTTCCTGAAGCGCACATTGACCGGGGCCACCATTGAGGCCATGAGCCAGAACCGCGAGGGGGCGCGGCTGGTGGGCGTGAATACCAACCGCGTCGGCATGCTGACCTTTGCCATTTCGGGGGCTCTGGCTGCGGCTGCCGCTACCCTGATCGCGCCCATTATTTCGGTGTCTCCCAGCATGGGCGAAGTCATGAACCTGAAGGTCTTCGCCATCATCATTCTGGGCGGCATGGGCAGTGTACCGGGGGCGATTGTAGGCGCGTTCCTGCTGGCGCTGGCCGAAGTCTTCGGCGGCTACTACATCAGCCTCGATTTCTCCGATGTGATCGGGTTTGCCATGCTGGTTCTGGTTCTGGCCATCAGGCCGCAGGGTTTGTTTAAGAGGGGAAACTGA
- a CDS encoding branched-chain amino acid ABC transporter permease, producing the protein MLSKTQPGNAGAGRFKLGTWGWVAVFVVAALLPLLGPSGYLLDIGINIMIYAMLAYGMNVLLGYTGQLPLAHAGFFGIGAYTVGILTLKAGWSFWLAWPVAVALCAVLGLLLGLVAFRTKGDAFSIFTLGVGVIIMLVINKWDTLTGGNEGLNGINPPAGLEALSQGVGIKLSAGFYYLALISLILTVLAVARARGSVFGRSLIAIRGGEDLARSAGIDVFTHKLRAMMLSTAIAGFAGGVYAVYVGFLGSASAGPVMTFTVLLYLLVGGLGTLAGPLIGPALMYTLTQSLKGLQDYQYIVFGPLLIVLIMFAPQGLAGLWMKAQAKRAMSAVTGKKGAERA; encoded by the coding sequence ATGCTCAGCAAAACACAACCGGGAAACGCGGGAGCGGGCCGTTTCAAACTGGGCACGTGGGGCTGGGTGGCCGTGTTCGTGGTGGCCGCGCTGCTGCCGTTGCTGGGGCCCTCCGGCTACCTGCTCGATATCGGTATCAACATCATGATTTACGCCATGCTGGCCTACGGCATGAACGTGTTGCTGGGCTATACCGGGCAGTTGCCGCTGGCGCACGCGGGCTTTTTCGGCATCGGCGCGTACACGGTGGGCATCCTGACCCTCAAGGCGGGCTGGAGTTTCTGGCTGGCGTGGCCGGTGGCGGTGGCGCTGTGCGCCGTGTTGGGGCTGCTGCTGGGGCTGGTGGCCTTCCGCACCAAGGGCGACGCCTTCTCTATTTTCACCCTCGGCGTGGGCGTCATCATCATGCTGGTCATCAACAAATGGGACACGCTGACGGGCGGTAACGAAGGGTTGAACGGCATCAATCCGCCCGCAGGCTTGGAGGCCTTGTCTCAGGGCGTGGGCATCAAGCTGTCGGCTGGGTTTTACTATCTGGCCCTGATTTCCCTGATTCTGACCGTGCTGGCGGTGGCGCGGGCGCGGGGCAGCGTGTTCGGGCGCTCGCTGATCGCCATTCGCGGCGGCGAGGATCTGGCGCGGAGTGCGGGCATAGATGTGTTTACGCACAAGCTGCGGGCCATGATGCTGTCTACGGCCATCGCAGGCTTTGCGGGCGGCGTGTATGCCGTGTACGTCGGCTTTCTGGGGTCGGCATCGGCTGGCCCCGTCATGACCTTTACAGTGCTGCTGTACCTGCTGGTGGGCGGGCTGGGCACATTGGCCGGGCCACTCATCGGGCCTGCGCTGATGTACACGCTGACCCAGAGCCTCAAGGGACTGCAAGATTACCAATACATCGTGTTCGGGCCCCTGCTCATCGTGCTGATCATGTTTGCGCCGCAGGGCTTGGCAGGCCTGTGGATGAAAGCGCAGGCCAAACGGGCCATGTCGGCGGTTACGGGCAAAAAGGGGGCCGAACGTGCTTGA
- a CDS encoding ABC transporter ATP-binding protein, whose translation MLDSSVQTGSELLRVEGLGIRFGGLHAVRDVTATIPAGQITAIIGPNGAGKSTFFNLISGFYQPTTGRIIFQGQDITRLKTHEVVASGMARTFQTTTIYKELSVLENAMIGHRVRTRAGLLDALLRTGRERRDEQESRDAALTALTRVGIAAHAARPAGAMTQEGQKRVGIAMALASDPKLLLLDEPAAGMNPEETVSLMALIRELVAGGLTVILVEHKMSLVMSLADHILVLHHGQKISEGVPAQVSRDPAVIEAYLGSHAHGGQMGQAAAQASAAATGETPHA comes from the coding sequence GTGCTTGATTCTTCTGTTCAGACGGGCTCCGAACTGCTGCGTGTAGAGGGACTGGGTATCCGATTCGGCGGCCTGCACGCCGTTCGCGACGTCACGGCCACCATTCCGGCGGGCCAGATCACGGCCATCATCGGCCCCAACGGTGCGGGCAAAAGCACCTTCTTCAACCTGATTTCTGGGTTTTATCAGCCCACCACAGGCCGAATTATCTTTCAGGGTCAGGACATCACGCGCCTGAAAACGCATGAAGTGGTGGCGAGCGGCATGGCCCGCACCTTTCAGACCACCACCATCTACAAGGAACTGAGCGTGCTGGAAAACGCCATGATCGGCCACCGCGTGCGTACCCGCGCCGGTCTGCTGGACGCGCTGCTGAGGACTGGCCGCGAGCGCCGCGACGAACAGGAAAGCCGCGACGCCGCCCTCACCGCCCTGACCCGTGTGGGTATTGCCGCACACGCCGCCCGCCCTGCCGGAGCCATGACGCAGGAAGGCCAGAAGCGCGTGGGTATCGCTATGGCCCTCGCCAGCGACCCTAAATTGCTGCTGCTGGACGAACCCGCTGCCGGAATGAACCCCGAGGAAACTGTGAGCCTGATGGCCCTGATCCGCGAACTGGTGGCGGGCGGCCTGACCGTGATTCTGGTGGAACACAAAATGAGCCTCGTGATGAGCCTCGCCGACCACATTCTGGTACTGCATCACGGCCAGAAGATCAGCGAGGGCGTGCCCGCCCAGGTCAGCCGCGATCCGGCGGTCATCGAGGCGTATCTGGGATCACACGCGCACGGCGGGCAGATGGGCCAAGCGGCGGCACAGGCCAGCGCAGCGGCCACAGGAGAAACGCCCCATGCTTGA
- a CDS encoding ABC transporter ATP-binding protein has translation MLEIRDLSVNYGHFTALHSLNLTVSPGEIVVMLGANGAGKSTLFRTLSGLQRPSGGTATWNGVSLTGGKPEFNVANGVAQCPEGRLLFPELSVEKNLRLGAFVHRKDPAGTARELERVYELFPALVEKRNVQAGSLSGGQQQMVAIARSLMARPKLLLLDEPSLGLAPLVVEQVFEAVQRVNAAGVGVLLAEQNAYAALGIAHRGYVLEGGRVSLQGSQHELMTDDRVRSAYLGV, from the coding sequence ATGCTTGAAATCCGTGATCTGAGTGTGAATTACGGCCACTTTACGGCCCTCCACAGCCTGAACCTGACCGTCAGCCCCGGAGAAATCGTGGTGATGCTGGGGGCCAACGGCGCGGGCAAAAGCACGCTGTTTCGCACCCTGTCGGGCTTGCAGCGGCCTTCCGGCGGCACGGCCACCTGGAACGGCGTTTCGTTGACCGGGGGCAAGCCTGAATTCAATGTTGCCAACGGGGTCGCGCAGTGCCCAGAAGGCCGCCTGCTGTTTCCCGAACTGAGTGTCGAAAAGAATCTGCGGCTGGGCGCGTTCGTTCACCGCAAAGACCCGGCAGGCACGGCCCGCGAGCTGGAGCGCGTCTACGAACTGTTTCCGGCCCTCGTGGAAAAGCGGAATGTGCAGGCAGGCAGCTTGTCGGGCGGGCAGCAACAGATGGTCGCCATTGCCCGCTCCCTGATGGCCCGGCCCAAATTGCTGCTGCTGGATGAGCCGTCGCTGGGCCTTGCGCCGCTGGTGGTGGAGCAGGTCTTTGAGGCCGTGCAACGCGTGAATGCGGCTGGCGTGGGCGTGCTGCTGGCCGAGCAAAACGCCTACGCTGCCCTCGGCATTGCCCACCGGGGGTATGTGCTGGAGGGAGGCCGCGTGAGCTTGCAGGGCAGCCAGCACGAGCTGATGACCGATGACCGGGTGCGGAGTGCTTACTTGGGAGTCTGA
- the sugE gene encoding quaternary ammonium compound efflux SMR transporter SugE: MAWILLVLAGLLEVGWAIGLKYTEGFTRPLPTALTLVSMIASIGLLGLATKTLPIGTAYGVWVGIGAVGAAILGIVLFKEPASAARLGFMALMVVAIIGLKVTSGH, translated from the coding sequence ATGGCATGGATACTACTCGTCTTGGCTGGACTGTTGGAAGTGGGCTGGGCCATCGGCCTGAAATACACCGAGGGCTTTACGCGCCCGCTGCCGACTGCCCTCACGTTGGTGAGCATGATTGCCAGCATTGGCCTGCTGGGTCTGGCGACTAAAACGTTGCCGATTGGCACGGCTTATGGCGTATGGGTCGGCATTGGCGCAGTGGGGGCGGCTATTCTGGGCATCGTGTTGTTCAAGGAGCCTGCAAGTGCAGCCCGCCTCGGCTTTATGGCGCTGATGGTTGTGGCGATTATTGGGCTGAAGGTGACGAGTGGGCATTAG
- the accD gene encoding acetyl-CoA carboxylase, carboxyltransferase subunit beta, whose product MALDRFFRRRRPQQQAGSDMPDLWTQCPACKESVYNRDLEANLWVCPKCSHHIRLEAGRRVEVLLDEGSFVQLSGRVHPTDPLKFQDTEAYVDRLSRAQKKTGRPDAILTGTGSILGLPVTLAVMDFAFSGGSMGSVVGEEISRAAEHAAEIGTPFVLVAASGGARMQESALSLMQMAKTTVALESLTARGLPYVSILTDPTTGGVTASFATIADVIMAEPGALIGFAGPRVIQQTIRQSLPEGFQRAEFLLEHGMIDDVVDRRTHRTFLAGLLGVLTRRAPDAPPAEQSAEQSAEAPA is encoded by the coding sequence ATGGCGTTAGATCGTTTTTTTCGCAGACGCCGCCCGCAGCAGCAAGCGGGCAGCGACATGCCAGACCTGTGGACGCAGTGTCCTGCGTGCAAGGAAAGTGTCTATAACCGCGACCTGGAGGCCAATCTCTGGGTGTGCCCCAAATGCAGCCACCACATTCGCCTGGAGGCGGGGCGGCGCGTGGAGGTGCTGCTCGATGAAGGTTCGTTCGTGCAGTTGTCGGGCCGCGTGCATCCCACCGATCCCCTGAAGTTTCAGGATACGGAGGCTTACGTAGACCGCCTGAGCCGCGCCCAGAAGAAAACGGGCCGCCCAGACGCGATTCTGACGGGCACAGGCAGCATTCTGGGGCTGCCCGTTACACTGGCGGTTATGGATTTCGCCTTCAGTGGCGGCAGCATGGGCAGTGTGGTGGGCGAGGAAATCAGCCGCGCCGCCGAACATGCTGCCGAAATCGGCACGCCGTTCGTGCTGGTGGCGGCCAGTGGCGGGGCCAGAATGCAGGAAAGTGCGCTGTCGCTGATGCAGATGGCAAAAACCACCGTGGCTCTGGAAAGTCTGACGGCGCGGGGCCTGCCCTACGTCAGTATCCTGACCGACCCCACCACCGGGGGCGTCACGGCCAGTTTTGCCACCATTGCCGACGTGATCATGGCCGAACCCGGTGCCCTGATCGGCTTCGCGGGGCCGCGTGTGATTCAGCAGACCATTCGCCAGAGTCTGCCCGAAGGGTTTCAGCGGGCCGAATTCTTGCTGGAACACGGCATGATCGACGATGTGGTCGACCGCCGCACCCACCGCACCTTTCTGGCCGGGCTGCTGGGTGTCCTGACCCGACGCGCCCCCGACGCCCCCCCAGCCGAACAGTCTGCCGAGCAATCCGCCGAGGCCCCCGCGTGA
- a CDS encoding acetyl-CoA carboxylase carboxyltransferase subunit alpha: MTTPPTDLKATLLKLEARVHDLEVTARETGQNLDSTIHSLRAEVERLRAAPTRASNAPMTRWERVQLARAPGRPTAHDYTERLVTDFTELHGDRNFADDHALIGGPGRWQGRPVMLLMQQKGRDTKSRVRRRFGMSNPEGYRKAMRLMDLADKFGLPVVCLIDTPGAYPGIEAEERGQAWAIAESIQRMVRLRVPAVCAVIGEGGSGGALAIGVGNRVLIQENAWYSVISPESCAAILWRDSAQAPKAAEALKLTAPDLLELGIVEEVIREPVGGAHLDLDAAAAALGEAVGRHLDELGLLNEQELKAQRAARFRALGAYTES; encoded by the coding sequence ATGACGACCCCACCCACCGACCTCAAAGCCACCCTCCTGAAGCTGGAAGCCCGCGTGCACGATCTGGAAGTGACGGCACGTGAAACCGGACAGAATCTGGATTCCACCATTCATTCCCTGCGGGCCGAGGTAGAACGCCTCAGAGCGGCCCCCACTCGGGCGTCCAATGCCCCCATGACGCGCTGGGAGCGGGTGCAACTGGCCCGCGCACCGGGGCGGCCTACCGCGCACGACTACACCGAGCGTCTGGTCACCGACTTCACCGAGTTGCACGGAGACCGCAATTTTGCCGATGACCACGCACTGATCGGCGGGCCGGGACGCTGGCAGGGCCGCCCCGTGATGCTCCTGATGCAGCAAAAAGGCCGCGACACCAAAAGCCGCGTGCGCCGCCGCTTTGGCATGAGCAATCCGGAGGGCTACCGCAAAGCTATGCGCCTGATGGATCTGGCCGACAAATTTGGTCTGCCCGTGGTGTGCCTGATCGACACTCCTGGCGCGTACCCCGGCATAGAGGCCGAGGAGCGCGGCCAGGCCTGGGCCATTGCCGAAAGCATTCAGCGGATGGTACGCCTGCGCGTGCCCGCCGTGTGCGCCGTGATCGGTGAGGGCGGCAGCGGCGGGGCGTTGGCCATCGGCGTGGGCAACCGCGTGCTGATTCAGGAAAATGCGTGGTACAGCGTCATTTCGCCCGAATCGTGCGCGGCGATCCTGTGGCGCGATTCGGCGCAGGCCCCCAAAGCCGCCGAAGCCCTGAAGCTGACGGCCCCCGATCTGCTGGAACTGGGCATCGTAGAAGAAGTGATCCGCGAACCTGTGGGCGGCGCACATCTGGACTTGGACGCTGCCGCTGCCGCACTGGGCGAGGCTGTGGGCCGCCATCTGGACGAACTGGGCCTGCTGAACGAGCAAGAGCTGAAAGCGCAACGGGCCGCACGTTTCCGGGCGCTGGGAGCCTATACCGAGAGCTGA
- a CDS encoding penicillin acylase family protein has translation MRILGRLGRGLLWLILVVLVLVLAAVLWLRGTSSPRVSGSVTLPGVSGKVTITRDAWGVPHIRATARDEDAVFALGFVHAQDRAWQLDFQRRVTQGRLSEVLGAPALGQDKFLRTWGFYRAAQSALPALSERSKRMVAAYTAGVNAGFKQGKTAPEFRILGYTPEPWTDVDSIAWSKLMAFDLGGNYEDEVLGARTVKRLGESGLNEIMPPYPKDGTTILSADELPAGTTAQTRAPALAAAPTLPDSTVAALRTHLAAARELGMQAVPGKGSNDWVMAGSRTASGKPILADDPHLSLTSPMLWYLADIQGPTLKSIGASIPGLPAIVIGRNERVAWGVTNVNPDVQDLYIEPQGTKLTERTEIIKVKGAEDVQLVVRESSHGPIISDVGAADVGPRVALKWTALQPGDTTMDAFMGLNYAQNWTEFVGALKSYVGPSQNFVYADVDGNTGYYAPGRVPIRSGWDGSLPVSGDGSREWTGYLPFEQLPHTYNPADGLVVTANNRVTPDAYRFDLANVRNWAEPYRAERITELLTAKAQGWTVDEVRKVQLDTQSLVWEGLKPLLLAARPDGDLSTRALEQLRGWDGNQTVSSVPSLIFEAWLMKLQGMARDELGNETQINSLAVLNQLKSDGDLCQNESVGQGAALTNCAATLTATLKQAVDDLSTRLGSDVSGWSAGKLHTVASNHRAFGNVSALSWLFNHSAPTPGGTNTVNVARPEVGTYRQTHGASYRQIVDLSDPNRSLYVGSLGQSGNPLGSNVSDQQKMWVAGEYLPMSTDAKDWGKTLTLTLEAGK, from the coding sequence GTGAGGATACTGGGACGGTTGGGAAGGGGTCTGCTGTGGCTGATTCTGGTGGTATTGGTGCTGGTGCTGGCAGCAGTGCTGTGGCTGCGGGGTACGTCCAGCCCGCGTGTTTCGGGAAGCGTGACCTTACCAGGCGTATCGGGCAAAGTGACCATTACGCGCGACGCCTGGGGCGTGCCGCACATCCGGGCCACCGCCAGGGATGAAGACGCCGTGTTCGCGCTGGGCTTCGTACATGCCCAGGATCGCGCCTGGCAACTGGATTTCCAGCGGCGGGTGACTCAGGGCCGCCTGTCGGAAGTGTTGGGTGCCCCCGCACTCGGTCAGGACAAATTTTTGCGGACATGGGGCTTTTACCGCGCGGCCCAGTCGGCCTTGCCTGCCCTGTCTGAGCGCAGCAAGCGCATGGTGGCCGCGTATACGGCGGGCGTGAATGCAGGCTTTAAGCAGGGCAAAACCGCCCCCGAGTTCCGCATTCTGGGCTACACGCCTGAACCGTGGACAGACGTGGACAGCATTGCCTGGAGCAAGTTGATGGCCTTCGATCTGGGGGGCAATTACGAGGACGAGGTGTTGGGCGCACGCACGGTCAAGCGCCTGGGCGAAAGCGGGCTGAATGAAATCATGCCGCCGTACCCCAAAGACGGCACGACCATCCTGAGTGCCGATGAATTGCCCGCCGGAACCACCGCGCAGACCCGCGCCCCGGCGTTGGCAGCGGCTCCCACCTTGCCGGATTCGACCGTTGCCGCCCTGCGCACTCACCTTGCAGCGGCGCGGGAACTGGGGATGCAGGCTGTACCGGGCAAGGGCAGCAACGACTGGGTGATGGCCGGAAGCCGAACGGCCAGCGGCAAACCCATCCTGGCCGACGATCCCCACCTGTCTCTGACCAGCCCGATGCTGTGGTATCTGGCCGACATTCAGGGGCCGACGCTGAAATCTATCGGGGCCAGCATTCCCGGCCTGCCCGCCATCGTAATCGGGCGCAATGAGCGCGTGGCGTGGGGCGTAACCAACGTGAATCCCGATGTGCAGGACTTGTACATCGAACCCCAAGGAACAAAGTTGACCGAACGCACCGAAATCATCAAGGTCAAGGGGGCGGAAGACGTGCAACTGGTGGTGCGCGAGAGCAGTCACGGCCCGATCATCAGCGACGTGGGGGCTGCCGACGTGGGGCCGCGTGTGGCCCTGAAATGGACGGCGCTGCAACCCGGCGACACCACCATGGACGCCTTCATGGGCCTGAATTACGCGCAGAATTGGACAGAATTCGTGGGAGCGCTCAAGAGTTACGTGGGGCCAAGTCAGAACTTCGTGTACGCCGATGTAGACGGCAATACGGGCTATTACGCACCGGGCCGCGTGCCGATTCGCAGCGGCTGGGATGGTTCGTTGCCCGTGTCCGGCGACGGTTCCCGCGAGTGGACTGGCTACCTGCCCTTCGAGCAATTGCCGCATACCTACAATCCTGCCGACGGCCTGGTGGTCACGGCCAACAACCGCGTGACGCCGGATGCCTACCGCTTCGACCTCGCCAATGTTCGCAACTGGGCCGAGCCGTACCGCGCCGAGCGGATTACCGAATTGCTGACCGCCAAAGCGCAGGGCTGGACGGTGGATGAGGTGCGGAAGGTGCAACTGGACACCCAAAGTCTGGTGTGGGAGGGGCTGAAACCGCTGTTGCTGGCCGCCCGCCCCGACGGAGACCTGAGCACGCGGGCGTTGGAGCAATTGCGCGGTTGGGATGGCAACCAAACCGTGTCCAGCGTACCCAGCCTGATCTTTGAAGCATGGCTGATGAAATTGCAGGGCATGGCCCGCGACGAACTCGGCAACGAGACTCAGATCAACAGTCTGGCCGTGCTGAACCAACTCAAATCAGACGGCGACCTGTGCCAGAACGAGAGTGTGGGTCAGGGGGCGGCCCTGACCAACTGCGCCGCCACTCTGACCGCGACCCTCAAGCAGGCCGTAGACGACCTCAGCACCCGCCTCGGCTCCGATGTGAGTGGCTGGAGCGCGGGCAAGCTGCACACCGTTGCCAGCAATCACCGCGCTTTTGGCAACGTGTCGGCGCTGTCCTGGCTGTTCAATCACAGCGCCCCCACCCCCGGCGGCACCAACACGGTCAATGTGGCCCGTCCCGAAGTCGGCACTTACCGCCAGACGCATGGGGCCAGCTACCGCCAGATCGTAGACCTCAGCGACCCCAACCGCAGCCTGTACGTGGGCAGCCTCGGCCAGAGCGGAAACCCGCTGGGGAGCAACGTGTCCGACCAACAAAAAATGTGGGTGGCGGGCGAATAT